The Nematostella vectensis chromosome 11, jaNemVect1.1, whole genome shotgun sequence nucleotide sequence aacgcctgagcgcgcgctagttacGCAATACGTCTTATTTCCATTATGCCAGGCAAATCTTCAAAAAGGGGTTCTCATTTTATCCATATCGTTTTCTATTAAAGagctattttatttcaaatttgcCGTATGCTTGGCTATTTCCGACCTTTTGGGGAGAATAactattgattaaaaatatgaaaaaaattagAGCCTCTTTTATAGCAAGGCCAGTGTTCTGCATGTCTGACAAATAATACGAAGATCGGACGGATTCTATGGTACCAACACTTCAAAGTTTGTTGCTTTTTGGTGCATTTTAGTTTCGCTGTAATTTCCAAAACTTTCGCACCATACTGGTTTTTAGTACCCTAGAAAATGGCCTAAACAAATCATTTTCGCAGATAAACATTTCTTTAGGGTGAAAGTGAACCGTAACCGTAGGATATGTCAAAACTTCGTTTTCGAAGATTCAAAATCAACCTTTTAACGGCTTTAGAATGCAAAAAGGccataaaaacgtttataatcattttttgttctaagaatttccgccatcttggatccgccatcttggatccgccatcttggattcttatCTGGAATCATTacagaaaaaagtatttgcatgcatttattTCTGCTCAAAGTAATGCGAATTGCATAATATTAGCCTTAAAAGTGTCATCAAGTAAatctagtgacatttttaacaaaagCTTTGAGACAGCAAaatttacccacccctccccccaaatatcCGAGGTAAAAAAGTTCTTGCGCTGTTGTGAATCTTGTCATCTAAACAAACTATAAAGTCAAAACAGGCATTTAAATCTGAGAAACAGGgccaaaatatgaaaaattcatTACTTTTTCGTTTTTGGAAAACCTATGTGTGAAAAtacggttgccatggtaacatggagcGTCTACTCGACATGTCAATGGCATCAAAATGTCCGCAGATAGATTTTAGGAAAAATCACCAAGTTTTAGTCTCTTAACTGTTATGGTTCAGAAGTTATAGTAATTTTCCTGGAGGGAGGGCTTACagagacccccccccccccaagtctgaatagggttaagcAGGTACCATCTTTATTGAAATGACAacatctttcttttcttttattcgATATCGATGATAATCCTAATGTTATGATATACAATGATCCTAATATTCGATATCGATGATAATCCTAATCTTATGATATTCAATGATCCTAATATTCGATATCGATGATAATCCTAATCTTATGATATACAATGATCCTAATATCCGATATCGATGATAATCCTAATCTTATGATATACAATGTGGGACCACTTGCTGACCTCTCTCATTATCTTccatttttggggggaggggtggaggcGCCTTTGTTTGCTCTACTATAGTCATAGCTTTTAGTTGGATAGCGCGAGAATCTGAGTACTTTGGCCACCCCCCTCAACTGGCAAGTTTGCATGCCACAGGGCTCCCGCATCAATATTTTCTATTCTCTTTGGTTTTAAAGGTCCTTGCACCTAGAGCTTCATGCGGGGAGGTTATGTGTAGACTGATTGCTTTAAGGGGAGTTTAATTGTTGTCGAGGAGCGCGTTGAGCGGTGCTGACGAGACCCCTCGAATGCCACACAAGGTAAGCGAGGAATGTTGAATGTTCatgttttatttcattgctcgtcccttacaaacttatttttaCACTTATAAAAATCTTACAATTATAtagaaattaaaaatcatgtcggttttagagtaaaaaaaatcaacaaaatTTTCGCTGTCAGGTCCGGTGTTCAGTCCTTGTGTTCCGTTCTTTGTGTTCCAATCGTTTCCATGGCAACCAGTGTGAAATCTATCCCCGGCAAGGGACCTTTCTGTACTTAAGACTACAAGGCAAAATCACGAAGATTAGGAGTGCAACTTTCATGTTCTTCCCCTTCAAGTGAACGTTTTATGATCGTCCGGTTCGGGGAAGATTTAGCAGCGGTTCTATGGTGTACTTACATTCGACGATAGCAGTATCGGTAGCAGTGGCGGTAACGGCGGGGCTTTCCGTGGTAGTATTTGTACCTCCAGACGCAGCGGCGACGGTAACGGCAGTGGTAGTATTTAACTTTGCAAAAACACTTCTGGTAGCAGTGGTACTTATAGTAAAACTTGTGCTTTCCAAAATACGATTTGCAATATCTGGAGCGACGACACACGCGATGGCAGCGACGATAGAGATGATGTCTTTTCTCAGGAACATTCTCGTCTGTTGAGGGTgcattcattaaaaaaaaatccataagATATACGCATTCATTGGAGGATTATATAGAGTATGGCTGGATAAGAATCTAAATTATTAAACTATTAACGTAGACTTTACCTTTCTCCACTTCAGCTACCTCGTTTTCTGCTTCTCCTGGGTTCTCATCGTTTTCTGTGAATAAAGAACGCGTGTTTCAGATACGTTGATACAAATGATGGTTCATCAGCACGCGACGCCTTCCTGCCGACGCCGAAAACGTGTTTATTTtagtaatgttttttttactgaaaTGAGTTGAATTTGAGGGAAGGTACTAGAGGGTAGTTGCTGTTTATCATTGCTTAGCCTAAACTAGGAACTTGCGAAATccgtcaatatttgccaacgCGTCCTATTCTATTGCCTCCTTCGCTTAACATCATtatagtaaataaaaatagaaatataaatgCGTGTAACATTGTAATTGAGCGATTTCTTACGGCTATGTAATACACACCGGTTCCACCTTCTGAATCGTCCTCGGGCTCCTCTTGGGTCTCTTCATCTTCCTCACCTGGATCGTTGGAAAAATGCGGAAAAAGAATGTTAGAGATCTTATAAACTCCTCCAGAGCTGAGGATGGCTTAACACAACAGTTCGACCTTGAAAAACTTGATTGGCCTCTTCGTCATCTTTCTCTGTCTCCTCAGCCTCCGAGAGTAAAGAGGACACTCCCTTATTGATTTGTGTGACTCGTCACATCTAACGTCGGCTTTTCGCTAGCAAAGAAATCGCGCGGTGCGTAAATCAGCGAGGAGGAAAACACAGAGAAGGAAGAAACTGGCCGACAATCTTCGCTGCCTTCGTGTTTTCTTCGTGTTAATTCACACACACGTGTTTGAGGGCTTTAATGTATTTTACGCATTTAAAGTCCGAGGACCACGTACCATCATCCTCCTGGAGGGGCTCGTCCTTGGTCTCGTCTTGGGCGGCAGGGCTGAGCTCCTCTTCGGTGGTAGCAGGAGCTGATAGTGCTAAGGCCACGAAGCCGAGCAGGAACAGTAGCAGTATCTTGTGCGACATCTTGGCTCAGGGAACACTCTCTTGGGTGCGCCTCGTTCAAATGGGTGCAGAGGCTGTGATTCCTGCTTTTTTATACCTCATTTAAAGAGAACTGTTGCAGAAACTTTGGAGTGGCCATTAACCATTTAGAAGGTTTAAATAGAATAGACAAAGCAATCCCTAGAGTGGAACGTCAACAAAAGACTTGAAATGTTATTCCAGTAATAATTTATGGTAGAATTTGAATAGAAACAGGAACATGTCTGCATTCATAGATATAGATGAGTTAAAGCAATAATTTATATTGTTCGATTAATATTTCTTAAGATGCTTGGTAAATACAGAAAGGGGTTCTCGTGAGCAGGACGTCAACTAGCCTTGTGATCCACGCAACATCGCAGCCTGAACAACAGGAACGTGTCATTGTATTTGAGAATTATCCATTTAAAAATATCACTATTAGAAAGTGTCACTTCTTCTTTGAAACATTTCAGATATTTCAGGATACTGAGTAATTTCAAGTGCTGCTATTTAATTATCCTCGAAGATGTAGTATGAGTCGCGTCACGAAAATAACACTATGATTCCAGGAGGCCTCCCACAAGAATTCTTACCCCCTCTGGAAGTGAAAAGCTGagttttaacccccaaaatcGGCACttagaccccccccccttactcAATGTTTCCAATTTTCTCCATGGGATACATCAAAATCAATAAGAATGTTAATTTATTCAAGTTCTGATAAGTTGTCTGGTGTGATGGATGGGTTCATTTTGAAGTGTCTAAAGCATTAAAGCTTCTTTCGCTTTAGCTGTTCCTGAAGTGCGTTACATACcatgacaaaaatagctttgcGGTTCCAGAAAGATCTAATCCAAAAGGTGTGAGTTTTTGGAGGCCTCCTGTACCAACTTAATTTTTATCCCCTGGAAGTGACTTTTGAGCTGACGATAACGATGACAAAgataatgaagatgatgattaaAATATCTAGCAGTGCACTGTTATCCGTATGGCTTGAACAATTTTTAATATTGATTctaatttcaaaacaaaagcaGCTTGGAAGTGGACTTTTGAAAGATAACATTAGTGCTTCCGATTCAGTGCCATCACATATCATTGACTATCGTTTGAAAGGGGTCTTATGGTGTTGTTATCAATAAAAAAGACATCAGCCTCTCTTTTTTATCAATATCGACTTCATAACTCTATCCAAGAATAGGTTCAGGGAAGAAGTTTTATATCAAAACTTAGTCACTATccataaaaacaaactttgcaCACAGAGTAGCCTTGAAGAGAGGAGTTTGATATCGTACCTGCCGCACGGTTCATTGCCTCAAAAGCTTTTAAGAGATGTTAAGCAATCATTAGCTGAAATTGACTCTTCTGAGATTTCTCGGCTCGGGTCGCATCTTGTCTTTCGATGGTTGAGACACAGAAACCTTACGGCTGGTGTACCGTCTGTCATAGTTCTCTTggttaatatatagatttaggcactgcctaaatttatcaatatataatataatacatataatatctaataataatataatccATATATAATATCATACATAATGCGTAAGTTTAATCGTTCATATAAGAGTGCTCGATACACGTatgtagagcgggatatatcttgaTGTGTAGGGAATTTacaaatcccctgatgagtgggtaaccacgaaacaggcttgtaagAATAAACAGTAGTTTGCGTATTTTTCTCACGAAAATAACAATATGATTCGAGGAGGCCTCCTTCAAGAATTCTTTCCCCCTCTGGAAGTGAAAAGCTTAGTTTTAACCCCACAAACCGGCACTgtgactccccccccccccccccccccttccttaATGTTTCCAATTTTCTCCGTGGGATTAATCAAAATCAATAAGAAATATAATTTATTCAAGTTCTAAAATAAGTTGTCTGATGTCTGGTTTGATGGTTGGCTTCATTTTGAAGTGTTTAAAGAATTAAAGCCTCTTTCCGTTGTAGCTGTTCTTGAAGAGCGTCACATACCATAAAAAATAGCTTTGCGATTCCAGAAAGATCTAACCCAAAAGGTGTGAGTTTTTGGAGGCCTCCTGCACCACCTTTATTTTCATCCCCTGGAAGTGACTTTTgagctgatgatgatgaggatgatgatgatgattagaATATCCAGCAGTACACAGTAACCCATACGGCTTAAATATTTGTCAATATTGATcagtgcggaacattaccatttttggttatatttgataaacaatctgattaaccaatcagagatgagtattactatgcccagtctcacgcggacacgcctcaactcagagtgggaaaacaaaatggcggttccgTTGAATCTGGAAAATCATGTTGAACGccgctttttaactctctgctagcagtgatttcttcttatcTGTTTAAGCAGGGATTTCACCGACTCAGTGCGTCATATATaccctatttgtgttgtttctcatcgGCAACAGACCTCATTTGCAGGGTTATTTTTACGATATCACCGAATCGTACTGAAATGAACGCGGAAGGGTAAGCCactgctagcaggctataaCATGGATCACCAATTATCTAGTTGTACGTTTCATCAAGTCATACAAATGCACAAAATTTCCCTGGATTTATCTTGCTTTCGCACTCGGAATGAAGACActccaaaaaatattttagctGGGATATTGAAGCTACAATGAATATTATACAGAATGGCAGCgagtctcattaaaaaaaatgaagctaaatcgtatacagattggccgcgagtcactgtttattgtatgcaatttaaagacactacatgaaagtactgtttaaatgtttatatttgatcctggaataaatagatttgctaTGATCAGTAAATCTCAGGGATGGCAGTCATTATTCATAGCTGCAttagtttgctattactcgttgtaaaaaaaagtccttaccacaaatgctcacattatggctttttttataaatggatTCTAGAGGGGGCACTTGTTTGAGGGGCTATGTAATGTGCTTATTCAATGAGGGGTGTATGTATACCTCAGTGTCAGAACCATCCCCAAAGGACTTCATTGTATCCagctctgttttcatcatgattcattttttttaaaaaaggaagttttgtgacacaaatcgtgcttaatacacaggttctaacaccaagttagagccattgagggtgtatttcattgtgtgtgcagacaaatggaaaaaggcATAAAGTGTAAACTAGGGTGAGGAAAAGGCATGGTAAGGGCAAAGGGGTGGTGACTAAGAGTATGTCTAATTGGGGGTGCTGACACAGGTTGTGAAGATGAAGTAAACTTGTACcatgtttgattactaggccttggagatAATAGAAGAATGGGAGTGTagtcataccctgggtaccagaggctccaagcttcactagagcagatatcatatggaaaatatctATTCATATTTGGTGAAAATtcaggcttattttttttctcgccagtctctattatatgcgcaaagagtctttttttatatatagaaagggaattaaattaatttgttttgataGGCTAGTCTGAGTGTTGAAGCTCCCATTTAAAACTATAGTGATATTAAGAATTTATATGTTTGGGGTATATAGGTTTGAGTAATTctttgggaggtaagtttctatacttggtatattttatgtatagaactcaggtttgggtattttttttctttttttttttgggggggggggctaatttgacaaaaagtccttatcgcaaatgcttattttagcatgttatgcccttctttttacccctcttgtaccaggtttgattactaggccttggagattctaggagtatgattgtgcagtcatagatatcatactgtatggaaaataaatatttatatttggtgatacttcaggagcattttttatctcagtgcctattgcacagagtttgtttgttgtcttttttataaaaatggaataaaattgattttatttaataagcaaatCTAAGAGTTGAAGCTCCCTTATAGCAAGATTTTGTTTGCTTGGGCTATAGAATATAGGCTTGGTTATTtatttgggaggtaagtttctatgcttggtatattttatgtatagaactcaggtttgggtatttttgaggatgagtagggggggggctaattcaTCAAAACATtcttatcgcaaatgcttattttaacatattatGCCCTCTAGCATTAGATTTTAGAGGGGGCACTGGTTTGAGTGGCTATGTAATGCGCTTAGTCAATGAGGGCTAATTTATggtgtgtgcagacaaataggaaaaggcatagagtgtaaaattaaaggttgagAAATGCATGGTAAGGGGAGTGAGGTTGTGATGACTGAGGGCATGTCACATGTGGTGTGCTCACACAAGGTGCGAAGACAAGGAAGTAAAATTGTACCGGGTTCGATGACTAGGGCCTTGGAGGTGAGGAggatagagttttttttttataaaagggaataaaaataaattaaatttgataagcAAGGTTTCCttctaaaacttttttacGGGACTGGAAAGTTTCAAGCTTTTGTATGATTTACGCATAGAACTCAGATTTGGgttacttttttggggggaagggggggggctatCTATTCTTGGTGGAGTTTTGGGTATAGAGTTCAGATGCAGGTATACTCTTAGGGGTGGCGCGGTTCCATTCTTTTGGGGGCATAAAATGTTCGTATCTGTCGGAACCAACAATCATGTTTACAGCtagagtgccccccccccccccccccatgttgttgtggtggtcgcAGGGCAAGACATTTAGCTAAAGAATGATAAGAAGCGAACCCCCGAGAGACAAGGGTAGGGTAAAATGCTTTTCGGCTAAATGTTGACACGAATTTCCATACCTATTCTTCGGCGATTTTTCCCTGTTGTATAGACGTTGGGCCTTGACTCGCACTTTCCTCCTCACAATTCAACCTCCGCTCTCCTCAACTTTCACCATACCCTGTGGGCACTCGTTTCGGCTTGtggtgaaaattgtttttgtatgtcatgatcctcatttatcctagtatttctctttttctaaacgtgaacattacgaaaagagttcgattttacggcagtctccaataaaagcgctcaatttgaaaaggtttcccaaacgatattttactttcTAGCACAGGAACTCATCAACcaaatatcaaacttggtatagagcaggatattttgctgttttggtcgatttttgcgatgcgacgtctcgctaacaaaacaaattcaagtttcaaactccgcgcggccattttgaatatttgtataataagtaggtaaatcgatataaccaaaaatagtAATGTACGGCACTGTCTATTCTATTCCGACGGCTATTCAGTTCCGACGGCCGTCGCATCTATTCTATTCCGACGGCCTTTGAAGGACGGCTATTCAGTTCCGTAGGCCAATGCAGCCGGTGAACGTTAAACATAACCTGCCTTTATTACTTCAAAACGTGGTCTCAACTCACATGTTAGACTCCAAGAAAATAGCCGTGAAAAAAAGTATCTAAATGAATGATAGGGAAAGCGATGCGAATATATTGACGAAAAAACGcttgttttctattttataAAGATGTCTTATTTATTGTcttaataaattataaaattagCCCGTCTTTTTGTTTACGGTCTTGTCATCTCAGTATTTGATCTTGTTATTCTAATACATGGTGCTCGATCGTGGGTCACGCAAAGAGCGTAAAAAAATCGTACGGTCGCAACTGAATAGCTGTTTGAATAGAAAACTGCTCCCTGAACATCTTTGACAGCAGaaattttctcttatttatcGCCGATTCTGTCACTTCACTCCAGTCAAACCCGTCGTTGTCCATGAGATTTTTTTGCCTGGttctatctaaaaaaaattaattcatATAGCTCCAAATTAGGGACACACAGGGACAAAACCAAGCTATAAAGGCCAAAAGACAGGACAAAAGGGCCAAAAACAGGACAAAAGGGCCAAAAACAGGACAAAAGGGCCAAAAGACAGGACAAACGGGACAAAAATGTCAACAGGGACACAACACCTTATAGGTCAATTCGATCTTATGTCATGAGTTTACCCCTGTTTATGACTCTATTTGCCTTTTTGTCGCGTTTGTCCTGTCTTTGGCCCTTTTGTCCTGTTTTTGGCCTTTTTGTTCTGTTTTTGGCCCTTTTGTCCTGTCTTTTGGCCTTTATAGCCTGGtcctatctaaaaaaaattaattcatATAGCTCCAAATTAGGGACACACAGGGACAAAACCAAGCTATTACCaagttattgtttttactCTATAAAGGTGACAAGAAACTCCTACTTGAAACTTGACAGGTTGTGCTAACAAACCCCACCCCCTGGGGATGGAAGATGGCCGCattcaagacacaaatatcACGGTTTTGTCAACTTATTCCTCTCCTGGGGACAACCCTCACCACGCACGCCTAAATAATCAGCCAGTGAAAGGAGAACACATAGGCGCATGGGGAGCGGCAGACTTACAAACAAAAGGCGAGTATCTGCAGGTGGACCTTGGCCGAGTCACGTGGATTACCCATGTAGCAACGCAGGGGCGCCCGATAGAACATGCCCAATGGGTGACTGAATACAGTGTGGAGTACAGTCTGACGGGAGaacagtggcagagttacctaGACGGGAATGGCGTGGTTAAGGTAAGACACCACATGTGcagtgtggaatacagtctgaggggagatcagtggcagagttacctaGACGGGAATGGTGTGGTTATGGTGAGAACAAGTTTAAAGTGGGGAGCACAGTGTGAGAGTAGATCATTTGCAAAGCTACCAAGACGGGAATGGTGTGATTAAGGTGAGTGTATAGTGTGGTCAATGGATACACATCGTATGGCTTTTTATCAAATGTCACTCTCTCGAGAATCGATTAAATATTGCAGAGTGACTATGCCCTTTTGTTGCATCCGAATGTACACCCGATCAGCAATGGGGAAGCCCGGGTCCGAGACCGCGCTAGAAAAGCTCATGTCGCGGTGATCTCCTGCAAGAGGGCGCGGTTCCCAAGCTTGCTGACGACGCCCCAAAAGAGTTGTTTAACAAC carries:
- the LOC116609814 gene encoding uncharacterized protein LOC116609814, with protein sequence MSHKILLLFLLGFVALALSAPATTEEELSPAAQDETKDEPLQEDDGEEDEETQEEPEDDSEGGTENDENPGEAENEVAEVEKDENVPEKRHHLYRRCHRVCRRSRYCKSYFGKHKFYYKYHCYQKCFCKVKYYHCRYRRRCVWRYKYYHGKPRRYRHCYRYCYRRILKYRKVPCRG